A single window of Ctenopharyngodon idella isolate HZGC_01 chromosome 24, HZGC01, whole genome shotgun sequence DNA harbors:
- the ckap5 gene encoding cytoskeleton-associated protein 5 isoform X5, which yields MGDDSEWMKLPIDQKCEHKIWKARLNGYEEALKLFQRIEDEKSPEWGKYLGLVKKFVTDSNAVAQLKGLEAALAYIENAHVAGKTTGEVVSGVVGKVFNQPKARAKELGSDICLMYIEIEKAEVVQDELIKGLDNKNPKIVVACIETLRKALCEFGSKIITLKPVVKVLPKLFESREKAVRDEAKLLAVEIYRWIRDALRAPLQNINSVQLKDLEEEWVKLPTTAPKQTRFLRSQQDLKAKFEQQQAAGGDEADGDNDEETEAVQVDPYELLEAVEILSKLPKDFYEKIEAKKWQERKEALEAVEALTKNPKLENGDYGDLVRALKKVIGKDANVMLVAMAAKCLAGLAAGLRKKFGTYAGLVVPTILEKFKEKKPQVVQALQEAIDAVFLTTTLQNISEDVLGVMDNKNPSIKQQASLFLARSFCHCTPSTLPKSVLKPFCAAFLKQVNDSAPEVRDAAFEALGTAMKVVGEKAVNPYLTDVDKLKLDKIKECADKVQLVGKKGGGGGGGGEKKEKPAAKAPPPVEAPAKSSGPSKKAPPAKAAGPPKKGKPASAPSAKSKKAPDTKEVVETELSLEVCEERAAAVLPASCMQLLDSGNWKERLASMEEFQRAVEQMDKSEMPCQALVRMLAKKPGWKETNFQVMQMKLHIVGLIAQKGLFSKTSALVVLDGLVDKVGDVKCGSNAKEALTAIGEACSLPWTAEQVVSMAFAQKNPKNQAETLNWLANAMKEFGFAGINVKAFINNVKTALGATNPAVRTSAIALLGVMYLYMGAPLRMFFEDEKPALLSQIDAEFEKMQGQSPPAPIRGTTKKAGAEEEGDAAEEEEVDGGAGDIMDLLPRTDISDKITYDMVSKISDKNWKVRKEGLDEVAAIISEAKFIQASIGELPMALKGRLNDSNKLLVQQTLNILQQIATAMGPFLKQHVKNLGIPVITVLGDSKANVRAAAMTTLNAWVEQTGMKEWLEGEDLSEELKKENPFLRQELLGWLAEKLPTLRTVPADLMLCVPHLYACLEDRSGDVRKKAQDALPTFMMHLSYEKMVKATGKLKPASKDQVVGMLEKARAVMPAKPAAPAKAAASKPASSAPAAKPASAPARNQSPSEDFSEPEPKPDTKKAKPAGPAAKKGVVGKKPPVKAGAKDEEDRSGPIFILVPNGKEQRIKEERALKILKWNFMTPRDEYVEQLKTQMSTCLAKWLQDELFHFDFQRHVKAIGAMIEHMEPEYDAVIGCLDLVLKWFTLRFFDTNTSVLMKALEFLKLLFTMLSRKNYQLSDYEASSFIPYLILKVGESKDVVRKDVRAILTMLCKVYAASKVFPFLMDGTKSKNSKQRSECLEELGCLIENFGMNVCQPTPAKALKEIAIHIGDRDTTVRNAALNTVVAAYNTCGDQVFKLIGNLSEKEMSMLEERIKRSAKKTPVASTKQERPQREQPTNPNATFLRKPAQEEVPNKLKIMYRTYRIQARAQNAHLEQSAPSIPKEFQLDLDVFENNHTCASDIPDLVQHKLDEVLEPVMIPERKMRSVSPHFDDIHNSTASTINFVISQVASGDINTSIQALAQIDEVLRQADKAEAMSGHIDQFLIATFMQLRLIYNTHMADDRLDKKDIFKLYSCIIGNMLSLFSMESLAREASMGVLKDLMHGLITLMLDSRVEDIEDGQQLIRSVNLLVVRVLEKSDQTNILSALLVLLQDSLISTAGSPMFSELVMKCLWRMIRFLPQTINSINLDRILLDVHNFMKVFPKEKLKQLKSDVPHRTLKTLLHTLCRLTGAKILDHMSMIENRNESELEAHLRRVVKHSANLSGLKSDKSTEKGALRSDDKVIKAKVSDILSEIFKKIGSKENTKEGLTELYEYKQKYSDADLEPFLRNTSQFFQSYVERGLRMIESEREGKGRIQTSTVIPQHSTDSFPPSSSTVPNGEDLNAAAYYERLKILRQRRGLENSTPEEDRPPLSSLRPSVASSTDMLHSKLSQLKESREHFQQEQSHSHSPTRSSSPASNLDDLKKRLERIKSNRQ from the exons ATGGGGGATGACAGTGAATGGATGAAGTTACCCATCGACCAGAAATGTGAACACAAG ATTTGGAAAGCGAGATTAAACGGATACGAGGAAGCATTGAAGCTCTTCCAGAGGATAGAAGACGAGAAGAGCCCAGAATGGGGCAAATACCTTGGACTTGTCAAGAAATTCGTAACAGATTCCAATGCCGTAGCCCAACTCAAAGGACTGGAGGCAGCACTTGCTTATATCGAGAATGCACACGTGGCTGGCAA GACAACAGGGGAAGTGGTTTCTGGAGTAGTCGGCAAAGTCTTCAACCAGCCCAAAGCGCGAGCCAAGGAGTTGGGTTCTGATATCTGCCTCATGTACATAGAGATTGAGAAAGCAGAAGTGGTCCAGGATGAGCTGATCAAAGGACTGGATAACAAGAACCCCAAGATTGTTGTTGCTTGTATTGAGACGCTACGGAAGGCACTTTG TGAATTTGGATCGAAGATCATAACGCTCAAGCCTGTGGTGAAAGTCTTGCCAAAACTTTTCGAGTCTCGAGAAAAGGCAGTTCGAGATGAAGCCAAATTGCTGGCGGTGGAGATCTATAGGTGGATCCGCGATGCTCTGCGAGCTCCCCTCCAGAATATTAATTCCGTACAG TTGAAAGATTTGGAGGAAGAATGGGTGAAACTCCCAACTACAGCTCCTAAGCAGACCAGGTTCTTACGCTCTCAACAGGACCTGAAGGCCAAGTTTGAGCAGCAGCAAGCTGCAGGAGGAGATGAGGCGGACG GTGACAATGATGAGGAGACTGAAGCTGTTCAGGTTGATCCTTATGAGCTCTTGGAAGCCGTTGAGATCCTTTCAAAACTTCCTAAAGACTTCTACGAAAAAATC GAAGCAAAAAAATGGCAGGAGAGGAAGGAAGCGTTGGAGGCAGTAGAGGCTTTGACTAAGAACCCAAAACTCGAGAATGGAGACTATGGGGACCTGGTCCGAGCATTAAAAAAG gttattGGGAAAGATGCCAATGTAATGCTAGTGGCCATGGCAGCCAAGTGCTTAGCTGGACTGGCAGCAGGACTGAGGAAGAAGTTTGGTACATATGCAGGTCTT GTGGTGCCAACCATCTTGGAAAAGTTCAAAGAGAAAAAACCTCAGGTGGTTCAGGCCTTGCAGGAGGCCATTGATGCAGTCTTCCTTACT ACAACCTTGCAGAACATCAGTGAGGATGTTCTGGGAGTGATGGACAACAAGAACCCCTCCATCAAGCAACAGGCTTCACTGTTCCTCGCCAGAAGCTTCTGTCACTGCACCCCGAGCACTTTGCCAAAAAGCGTTCTGAAGCCCTTCTGTGCAGCGTTCCTCAAG CAAGTGAATGATTCTGCTCCGGAGGTTAGAGATGCTGCTTTTGAGGCTTTGGGGACGGCCATGAAGGTGGTTGGGGAGAAAGCAGTCAACCCATACCTGACTGATGTTGACAAACTCAAGTTGGACAAG ATAAAAGAATGTGCTGATAAAGTGCAGCTTGTTGGCAAGAAAggaggtggtggtggtggtggaggagagaagaaagagaaacCTGCTGCTAAAGCACCTCCACCTGTGGAAGCACCTGCCAAATCATCCGGGCCTTCTAAGAAAGCTCCTCCTGCAAAG GCTGCAGGACCTCCCAAGAAGGGCAAACCTGCCTCTGCCCCAAGTGCAAAGTCCAAGAAAGCTCCAGACACTAAAGAAGTTGTCGAGACTGAGTTATCT ctggaagtGTGTGAGGAGAGAGCGGCTGCTGTGCTCCCAGCCTCCTGTATGCAGCTGCTGGACAGCGGCAACTGGAAGGAGAGACTTGCTAGCATGGAGGAGTTTCAGAGG GCTGTGGAGCAGATGGACAAATCTGAAATGCCATGCCAGGCTTTAGTCAGGATGCTGGCTAAGAAACCTGGATGGAAAGAGACCAACTTTCAG GTGATGCAAATGAAGCTCCACATTGTGGGTCTGATTGCACAAAAGGGATTGTTCTCAAAGACATCCGCACTGGTGGTTCTGGATGGCTTGGTTGATAAGGTTGGTGACGTGAAGTGTGGAAGTAACGCTAAAGAGGCTCTCACTGCGATCGGGGAGGCCTGTTCTCTGCCCTGGACTGCTGAACAG GTTGTCTCAATGGCTTTTGCTCAGAAGAATCCTAAAAACCAAGCAGAGACATTGAACTGGTTGGCCAATGCCATGAAGGAGTTTGGATTTGCAGG AATAAATGTCAAGGCGTTCATCAACAACGTCAAAACTGCTCTTGGTGCCACAAACCCT GCTGTGAGGACATCAGCTATCGCTCTTTTGGGAGTCATGTACCTGTACATGGGCGCTCCCCTGCGCATGTTCTTTGAAGATGAGAAACCAGCCCTCCTTTCACAAATAGATGCTGAGTTTGAGAAG ATGCAAGGACAGTCTCCTCCCGCCCCAATCCGTGGCACCACCAAAAAAGCAGGAGCTGAGGAGGAGGGAGATGCGGCTGAAGAAGAGGAGGTGGACGGTGGAGCCGGAGACATCATGGACCTGCTGCCCAGAACTGATATCAG TGATAAAATCACGTATGACATGGTGTCAAAGATCAGTGACAAGAACTGGAAGGTCAGAAAGGAGGGTCTTGATGAGGTGGCGGCCATCATTTCTGAGGCCAAATTCATTCAGGCCAGCATCGGCGAGCTGCCAATGGCACTGAAGGGCCGTCTCAATGACTCCAATAAACTACTG GTCCAGCAGACTCTCAATATTCTGCAGCAGATAGCCACTGCCATGGGTCCGTTTCTCAAACAGCACGTCAAGAACTTGGGAATTCCTGTCATCACTGTTCTCGGTGATAGCAAG GCTAACGTCCGTGCTGCTGCCATGACGACACTGAACGCTTGGGTGGAACAGACTGGAATGAAGGAGTGGCTTGAAGGAGAGGACCTTTCAGAGGAGCTCAAGAAGGAAAACCCCTTCCTCAGACAGGAG ttgctgggCTGGCTGGCTGAGAAGCTGCCCACCCTGCGTACGGTGCCCGCGGACCTCATGCTGTGTGTGCCTCACCTGTACGCCTGCCTGGAGGACCGCAGCGGCGACGTGCGCAAGAAAGCTCAGGATGCCCTCCCCACCTTCATGATGCACCTGAGCTACGAGAAGATGGTCAAGGCTACTGGCAAACTGAAG CCGGCTTCAAAGGACCAGGTGGTTGGCATGCTGGAGAAGGCCAGGGCTGTAATGCCAGCCAAGCCTGCAGCTCCTGCCAAAGCTGCAGCTTCCAAACCCGCCTCCAGCGCTCCTGCTGCCAAACCAGCTTCAG CTCCAGCCAGGAACCAAAGTCCCAGTGAAGACTTCAGTGAACCAGAACCCAAACCAGACACAAAGAAAGCTAAACCAGCAGGTCCTGCAGCTAAAAAG GGAGTTGTGGGTAAGAAACCTCCAGTTAAGGCTGGGGCAAAGGATGAGGAGGACAGATCTGGTCCCATCTTCATCCTCGTTCCCAATGGCAAAGAGCAGAGGATCAAGGAAGAGAGGGCGTTAAAG ATTCTGAAGTGGAACTTCATGACTCCTCGTGACGAGTATGTGGAGCAGCTGAAGACTCAAATGTCGACATGTCTGGCCAAGTGGCTCCAAGACGAACTCTTCCACTTTGACTTTCAGCGTCATGTAAAAGCTATTGGAGCCATGATTGAG CACATGGAGCCGGAGTATgatgctgtgattggctgtctGGACCTGGTGTTGAAGTGGTTCACCTTGCGGTTTTTTGACACCAACACCAGTGTGCTGATGAAAGCCCTGGAGTTCCTCAAGCTGCTCTTCACCATGCTGAGCAGGAAGAACTACCAGCTCAGCGACTACGAGGCCTCGTCCTTCATCCCCTACCTGATCCTCAAG GTTGGAGAATCAAAAGATGTGGTGCGCAAAGACGTTCGTGCTATTCTGACGATGCTGTGTAAAGTCTATGCAGCCAGTAAAGTCTTCCCCTTCCTTATGGATGGAACCAAATCAAAGAACTCCAAGCAGAGATCTG AATGTCTCGAGGAGCTTGGATGCCTGATTGAGAACTTCGGTATGAATGTGTGCCAGCCGACTCCGGCCAAGGCTCTTAAAGAAATCGCCATTCACATCGGAGACCGTGACACTACGGTCCGCAATGCTGCTCTCAATACCGTCGTGGCTGCCTACAACACCTGTGGAGACCAGGTCTTCAAACTCATCGGCAAT cTCTCCGAAAAAGAAATGAGCATGCTTGAGGAGAGAATCAAACGTTCGGCCAAGAAGACGCCTGTGGCCTCAACCAAACAGGAGCGACCCCAGAGAGAGCAACCCACCAATCCCAATGCAACCTTCCTCCGCAAGCCTGCTCAAGAGGAAGTGCCCAACAAGCTCAA AATAATGTATCGCACTTACAGGAT TCAAGCCCGGGCACAGAACGCTCACTTGGAGCAGTCTGCTCCGTCCATCCCTAAAGAGTTTCAGTTGGATTTGGACGTGTTTGAGAACAACCACACATGTGCCAGCGATATCCCCGACCTAGTGCAGCACAAACTGGATGAAGTTCTGGAGCCGGTCATGATTCCTGAGCGCAA GATGCGTTCGGTCTCTCCTCATTTCGACGACATTCACAATAGCACTGCCTCCACCATCAACTTCGTCATCTCACAGGTGGCCAGTGGGGACATCAACACTAGTATCCAGGCCTTGGCACAG ATTGATGAGGTCTTGAGGCAGGCGGACAAAGCGGAAGCCATGTCTGGACACATCGACCAGTTCCTCATCGCCACTTTCATGCAGCTGCGGCTTATTTACAACACGCACATGGCCGACGATCGGCTGGACAAGAAGGACATCTTCAAACTCTACAGCTGCATCATTGGAAACATGCTCTCT CTGTTCTCGATGGAGAGTCTGGCGCGGGAGGCCTCCATGGGCGTCCTGAAGGACCTGATGCATGGTCTAATCACACTGATGTTGGACTCCAGAGTGGAGGACATCGAGGACGGGCAGCAGCTCATTCGCTCCGTCAACCTGCTTGTGGTTCGAGTGCTGGAGAAATCCGACCAGACCAACATCCTAAG TGCTTTGCTGGTGCTGCTGCAGGACAGTCTTATCAGCACTGCCGGTTCCCCCATGTTCTCTGAACTTGTCATGAAG TGTCTATGGAGAATGATCCGTTTCCTGCCTCAGACCATTAACAGTATTAATCTGGACCGCATCCTGCTGGACGTGCACAATTTCATGAAGGTTTTCCCCAAAGAGAAGCTCAAACAGCTCAAGAGTGACGTTCCCCACCGGACACTGAAGACACTGCTGCACACACTCTGCAGACTCACCGGCGCCAAG ATATTAGATCACATGTCCATGATTGAGAACCGCAACGAGTCCGAACTGGAGGCGCACCTGAGGCGGGTGGTCAAGCATTCGGCAAACCTGTCGGGACTCAAGTCTGACAAGAGCACAGAGAAGGGCGCCCTCAGATCG gATGACAAGGTGATCAAGGCCAAAGTGAGTGACATCCTGTCTGAGATCTTTAAAAAGATTGGCTCCAAGGAGAACACTAAAGAG GGTCTGACGGAGCTGTATGAATACAAGCAGAAGTACTCTGATGCAGACCTCGAGCCCTTCTTGAGGAACACGTCCCAGTTCTTCCAGAGCTACGTGGAGCGAGGACTTCGCATGATTGAGTCTGAGCGTGAAGGAAAGGGCCGAATCCAGACGTCCACAG TAATCCCTCAGCACAGCACAGACTCTTTTCCTCCAAGCTCCAGCACTGTGCCCAACGGAGAAGATCTGAACGCCGCCGCCTACTACGAAAGACTGAAGATCTTACGGCAACGGCGCGGCCTTGAGAACTCAACG CCGGAGGAAGACCGACCTCCTCTCAGCTCCCTGAGACCATCGGTGGCTTCCTCCACAGACATGCTCCACAGCAAACTGTCCCAGCTGAAGGAGTCTCGTGAGCACTTCCAGCAGGAGCAGTCCCACTCCCACAGCCCCACCCGCTCCTCCTCCCCCGCCTCCAACCTCGACGACCTCAAAAAGAGGCTGGAGAGGATAAAGAGCAACCGGCAGTAG